A single window of Lutzomyia longipalpis isolate SR_M1_2022 chromosome 1, ASM2433408v1 DNA harbors:
- the LOC129797112 gene encoding ribose-5-phosphate isomerase, whose protein sequence is MLLKVNPVVCHIRRYLHKMSLEEAKKIAAYKAVDEFIETGQVVGIGSGSTVVYAVHRLAKKVTKEKINVTCIPTSFQARQLIIGHGLTLSELELHPEIDVVIDGADECDGDLTLIKGGGGCLLQEKIVASCSKKMIVVADYTKDSAKLGEQYKKGIPIEVVPMAYIPIRNKIQNLFGGKLQLRMAVAKAGPCITDNGNFILDWHFPSGNHNWAEINREICMIPGVVETGLFIRMAEKAFFGQSDGTVKERSS, encoded by the coding sequence ATGTTATTGAAAGTAAATCCAGTTGTGTGCCACATTCGTCGctatttgcataaaatgagTCTAGAGGAGGCCAAGAAGATTGCCGCATACAAGGCTGTggatgaatttattgagacgGGCCAGGTTGTGGGAATCGGGAGTGGATCAACGGTCGTCTACGCTGTTCACCGACTAGCTAAGAAGGTTACCAAGGAGAAGATCAATGTGACTTGCATACCAACTAGTTTCCAGGCGCGTCAGCTTATCATTGGTCACGGTCTCACGCTGAGTGAGCTGGAATTGCATCCAGAAATTGATGTCGTGATTGACGGAGCCGACGAATGCGATGGAGATTTGACACTAATAAAGGGTGGAGGAGGATGCTTACTGCAGGAGAAAATTGTAGCTTCATGCTCGAAAAAGATGATTGTAGTGGCGGACTACACCAAGGACTCCGCAAAGCTGGGAGAGCAATACAAGAAGGGCATCCCAATTGAAGTTGTTCCCATGGCATACATCCCAATTCGCAATAAAATCCAGAATCTCTTTGGGGGAAAGCTTCAGCTGCGAATGGCAGTGGCTAAAGCTGGGCCCTGTATTACGGATAACGGCAACTTCATACTGGATTGGCATTTTCCATCAGGAAATCACAATTGGGCCGAAATAAATCGTGAAATCTGCATGATTCCTGGCGTAGTGGAGACTGGTTTATTCATTCGAATGGCTGAAAAGGCTTTCTTCGGTCAATCCGATGGTACCGTTAAGGAGAGATCATCATAG
- the LOC129797105 gene encoding BUD13 homolog, whose protein sequence is MSAKIDQKEYLKKYLSNDVGKEKKKKKKKRPITGQSVTIIDDDVDVSKIQHLHDDELEVLNTGEDAPQVVGVIDERPPELRAQDFKNSSKWKLIADDNGFESSLTVQELDRKSGRIEKSSKGKREYRSRSKKDNSSPDLSPVRHRRKSGSQSPPRRRKSSDLSPKRKRSPDLSPRRRRRSSSTPHRRNSSDLSPERRKSRNSKRRKSSSSSARSSSSSPRRRSRDLSPKRKMLAKTYRRRSPESPPRRKMNSESPMRHRRSPDSPPRRKRSPVSPPRRKKSPYSRKRSPDFQPKRKRSPESPPRRRRSPDSPPRRRRSPDTPPRRRKSPDFSSRRGNSPGSPPRRRRSPEYSNSDLSPKRHGRGYEASYQGDKSNSFYASYRNRTPQESFRNRERSNSPRWQQDRNRGFQYSSNRGRDSYGRGGRGGRGGRGRDFEYRQDQSQRGDFFRGNQAAFDRRNESRMGNRGNRNAQEWSPRKHTQNAGISPTKRRFSPETSPGPSFEKHRNQGGHFSKSRTDSSPKKRGTTPDWDDCPPPSGNAEKERKPRTPDSSPERSKMQKTLEGKTAGLQDAKSLRVESDKIRKRDAEAFNQMSDEVSGRNASMVMRDKRTGRIRDLDREAEKEREKDQKEQEKKAVYDRWGKGLKQVEDFQQKMDEEIHEMSKPVARYSDDKDLDNYLKQQEREGDPMLEYIRQKEREKQKDSKTATMPTYRGPYQDNRFNIRPGYRWDGVDRSNGYEKKWFDVQNKKKALQEEAYRYSTEDL, encoded by the exons atgaGTGCAAAGATTGACCAGAAAGAGTATCTGAAGAAGTATCTATCCAACGACGTGGgtaaggagaagaagaaaaagaaaaagaagcgcCCCATTACGGGGCAGAG cGTTACTATTATCGATGATGACGTGGATGTGTCGAAAATTCAGCATCTTCACGACGATGAACTCGAAGTGCTGAACACTGGTGAGGATGCCCCGCAGGTGGTGGGTGTAATTGATGAGCGTCCACCGGAACTGAGAGCGCAAGATTTCAAGAATAGCTCAAAGTGGAAGTTGATTGCTGATGACAATGGATTTGAGTCCTCCCTCACGGTACAAGAATTGGATAGAAAATCCGGGCGAATTGAGAAGTCAAGCAAAGGGAAACGCGAATACAGGTCCAGGTCGAAGAAGGACAACAGTAGTCCGGATCTTTCACCTGTGAGACACAGAAGGAAGTCGGGTTCCCAATCTCCCCCACGGCGCAGGAAGAGTTCGGATTTATCTCCTAAGCGCAAGAGAAGCCCAGATTTATCCCCGAGACGCAGAAGGCGCTCAAGTTCAACTCCTCATCGTAGGAATAGTTCAGATTTATCCCCGGAACGCAGGAAGAGCCGAAATtcaaagagaaggaaaagctCCAGTTCCTCTGCAAGAAGTTCCAGTTCTTCTCCCAGACGCAGAAGCCGAGATCTATCGCCTAAACGCAAAATGTTGGCAAAGACTTATAGACGTCGAAGCCCAGAGTCCCCACCAAGGCGCAAGATGAATTCCGAATCTCCCATGAGACACAGAAGGAGTCCAGATTCACCACCAAGGCGCAAGAGGAGTCCAGTATCCCCACCAAGACGCAAAAAGAGTCCATATTCCCGCAAGAGGAGTCCAGATTTCCAGCCAAAGCGCAAGAGGAGTCCTGAATCTCCTCCGAGACGTCGCAGAAGCCCAGATTCACCACCAAGACGTAGAAGAAGCCCAGATACTCCCCCGAGACGCAGAAAGAGTCCAGATTTTTCCTCCAGGCGCGGAAATAGTCCAGGTTCTCCCCCTCGACGACGTAGAAGCCCAGAATACTCTAATTCTGACTTATCTCCGAAACGTCACGGAAGAGGGTATGAAGCGTCCTACCAGGGAGACAAAAGTAATTCTTTTTATGCGTCATACCGCAACAGGACACCACAAGAATCGTTTAGAAACAGAGAAAGATCAAATTCACCGCGTTGGCAGCAAGATAGAAATAGAGGTTTCCAGTATTCGTCAAACAGGGGCAGGGACTCATACGGCAGGGGAGGTCGTGGAGGCCGAGGTGGTCGAGGAAGAGATTTTGAGTACAGACAGGATCAGTCACAGAGGGGGGACTTCTTCAGGGGAAATCAGGCGGCATTCGATAGAAGAAATGAGTCAAGAATGGGAAATCGAGGAAATCGAAATGCCCAGGAGTGGTCTCCGCGGAAACATACTCAGAATGCAGGAATTTCTCCTACAAAGAGGCGATTCAGTCCAGAAACTTCACCTGGGCCATCATTTGAGAAGCATCGCAATCAGGGAGGACATTTCAGTAAGTCCCGAACTGATTCCTCGCCCAAAAAGCGCGGAACAACCCCTGATTGGGATGACTGTCCTCCACCATCGGGAAATGCAGAAAAGGAACGAAAGCCCAGAACTCCCGACAGTTCTCCTGAGCGaagtaaaatgcaaaagactCTTGAGGGAAAGACAGCTGGATTGCAGGATGCAAAATCACTGAGGGTGGAAAGTGATAAGATACGGAAACGTGATGCTGAGGCATTTAATCAAATGAGTGATGAGGTATCTGGGAGGAATGCATCAATGGTGATGCGTGACAAGAGAACAGGCAGGATTAGGGATCTTGATCGAGAAGCAGAGAAGGAGCGTGAGAAAGATCAGAAGGAGCAGGAGAAGAAGGCGGTGTATGATCGCTGGGGAAAGGGTTTGAAGCAAGTTGAGGATTTTCAGCAGAAGATGGATGAAGAGATCCATGAGATGAGTAAACCCGTGGCACGATATTCAGACGACAAGGACTTGGACAACTACCTGAAGCAACAGGAGCGCGAAGGGGATCCAATGCTTGAGTACATACGACAGAAGGAGCGTGAGAAGCAAAAGGACAGCAAGACGGCCACCATGCCAACATACAGAGGCCCATATCAAGATAATCGATTCAATATCCGACCAGGGTATCGTTGGGATGGCGTGGATAGATCCAATGGGTACGAGAAGAAATGGTTTGATGTgcagaataaaaagaaagctcTTCAGGAGGAGGCGTATCGCTACAGCACCGAAGAtctctaa